The proteins below are encoded in one region of Aerosakkonema funiforme FACHB-1375:
- a CDS encoding TrbI/VirB10 family protein, producing the protein MDNDNNKNHEVDSKQLEVGSGEQNSSTPSQNEQFTPDEMAQMTGYQPERVQLIDREYMLERDSETTEPRENSENPLVRFAIASMLVGGILSAGWLIWSIFFAVKSPAPKIAATPTPAVKPETPTNDEAARLKAELAFRNQMGRQQQANVPAPTPTPAATPTPTPTSTQVAASPAKPQQSPPPKPIAEPAPPPKIVYRDRVVREPAPPPKIVYRDRVVKEPAPPPQVLYRDRIVKEPAPPPQVVYRDRVVKEPAPPPKIVYRDRVVKEPAPPPKIIRETIPVSAQPHIAAAPSPEAKTPEVDPFERWNQLATVGQQATDAEVASVRSTETLPETSVAALPNNQQLTQPNSISKEQTKPTSIPTITIGDSTLIPSAPTENSYPAEENKKIETTPQLASTEDVKSPSQEETDNPSDFQIVTASSSPASECPNNSSSSWECTSESTQSPTPGELGILNRTPRSETNSEIAVASKSPMQVQIGTSAKAKVLVPMIWSEENQADRGRFAVQLESDVLSTDNRVALPKGTILITEVDSVTSDNKLVNQSAVAVVYPDSAGEIRQQSIPKESILIRGKNGEPLIAKGMGDKGGEIARQDILIGLLGAAGRAGEVINQNQNQSSTIISSGGFSSQTITTSARRPDVLAAAIEGFFKPMSQRLSQRADRTSQEILNRSNVAIIPQGTEVSVFFNTFFVVNR; encoded by the coding sequence ATGGATAACGATAACAATAAAAATCACGAAGTAGACAGTAAGCAATTGGAAGTAGGGAGTGGCGAACAAAATTCCTCTACTCCCTCCCAAAACGAACAATTTACGCCTGATGAAATGGCGCAAATGACAGGTTACCAACCCGAACGAGTCCAATTAATCGACCGGGAATATATGTTAGAAAGGGACTCGGAGACAACCGAACCCCGTGAAAATAGCGAAAACCCGTTAGTGCGATTTGCGATCGCATCGATGCTAGTCGGTGGTATCCTGTCTGCGGGATGGTTGATTTGGTCGATTTTCTTTGCTGTCAAGTCTCCCGCACCAAAAATCGCCGCTACTCCTACTCCCGCTGTGAAACCTGAAACGCCTACGAACGATGAAGCAGCGAGACTCAAAGCAGAATTAGCATTCCGAAATCAAATGGGTCGCCAGCAGCAAGCAAATGTACCCGCACCCACTCCTACACCTGCTGCAACGCCTACTCCGACACCCACTTCTACCCAAGTGGCTGCATCTCCTGCAAAACCTCAACAGTCACCACCACCAAAACCGATCGCAGAACCCGCCCCACCACCGAAGATTGTATATCGCGATCGCGTGGTCAGAGAACCTGCCCCACCGCCCAAGATTGTATACCGCGATCGGGTAGTCAAAGAACCCGCACCACCACCACAAGTGTTATACCGCGATCGGATAGTCAAAGAACCTGCACCACCACCACAAGTGGTATATCGCGATCGGGTAGTCAAAGAACCTGCCCCACCACCCAAGATTGTATACCGCGATCGCGTGGTGAAAGAACCCGCACCACCACCCAAAATCATACGGGAAACAATACCAGTCTCAGCACAACCGCACATAGCAGCTGCACCCAGCCCAGAAGCTAAAACGCCAGAGGTTGACCCGTTTGAGAGGTGGAACCAACTGGCGACTGTGGGACAGCAAGCCACTGATGCAGAAGTAGCATCTGTTCGGAGTACAGAAACACTCCCAGAAACCTCAGTCGCGGCGTTACCAAATAACCAACAATTAACGCAACCAAACTCTATCTCAAAAGAGCAGACTAAACCAACATCAATTCCTACAATTACCATTGGCGATTCTACTTTGATTCCTTCTGCACCAACAGAAAATTCATATCCAGCAGAAGAAAACAAAAAAATTGAAACTACACCCCAACTTGCTTCAACAGAAGATGTAAAATCACCATCCCAGGAAGAAACAGATAATCCCTCCGATTTTCAAATTGTCACTGCATCTTCTTCACCTGCATCAGAATGTCCGAATAATTCTTCATCGAGTTGGGAATGCACTTCGGAATCAACTCAATCACCAACACCGGGCGAACTGGGCATTTTAAATCGCACGCCAAGATCCGAAACCAACAGTGAAATTGCTGTTGCTTCTAAGTCACCTATGCAAGTTCAAATTGGTACTTCAGCCAAAGCGAAAGTTTTAGTTCCGATGATTTGGTCAGAAGAAAATCAAGCAGATCGAGGACGTTTCGCCGTACAACTAGAGTCAGATGTTTTATCTACCGATAATCGAGTAGCCTTACCAAAAGGAACTATTCTGATTACCGAAGTTGATTCCGTTACATCCGATAACAAGCTAGTCAATCAAAGTGCGGTCGCTGTTGTCTATCCTGATAGTGCTGGAGAAATTCGCCAACAATCAATCCCTAAAGAAAGTATCCTCATTCGAGGAAAAAACGGCGAACCTTTAATTGCTAAAGGAATGGGCGATAAAGGTGGAGAAATTGCACGACAAGATATTCTCATCGGTTTGTTAGGGGCTGCTGGTAGAGCGGGTGAAGTAATCAACCAAAACCAAAATCAATCTTCCACCATTATTTCCAGTGGCGGTTTTAGCAGTCAAACTATCACTACATCTGCTCGCCGGCCCGACGTTTTAGCAGCAGCGATCGAAGGCTTTTTCAAACCGATGTCCCAACGTCTGAGCCAGCGTGCCGATCGCACTTCTCAAGAAATCTTGAATCGTTCCAATGTGGCAATTATACCACAAGGAACTGAAGTTTCTGTCTTTTTTAATACTTTCTTTGTTGTCAATCGTTGA
- the ssb gene encoding single-stranded DNA-binding protein → MTSTLTTEPTTNSTELTTPVLALNSVNLVGRAGANPEVQYFESGTVKATISMAVRRRGKNIDPDWFSIELWNKNAETVANYVRKGDLFGISGYLKIESWIDSNTGGERSKPVIKANQIHLLGSKRSSNEDVEEEADDAF, encoded by the coding sequence ATGACATCAACTCTAACAACTGAACCAACCACAAACTCCACCGAACTAACAACACCAGTTCTCGCCCTCAATAGCGTTAACTTAGTCGGACGGGCAGGTGCAAATCCGGAAGTACAATATTTCGAGTCCGGTACGGTTAAAGCTACGATATCGATGGCAGTACGGCGGCGGGGTAAGAATATAGACCCCGATTGGTTCAGCATTGAATTATGGAATAAAAATGCCGAAACAGTAGCTAATTACGTTCGTAAAGGCGACTTATTTGGCATATCTGGCTATCTCAAAATAGAAAGTTGGATAGATAGCAATACTGGTGGCGAGCGCTCCAAACCCGTCATCAAAGCTAATCAAATTCATCTACTTGGTAGCAAGCGTTCTAGCAATGAAGACGTTGAAGAAGAAGCTGACGATGCGTTTTAG
- a CDS encoding single-stranded DNA-binding protein, which yields MNNCTLAISISQQPELRYTANGDKIGQTVGEFYSPHHNDKENPSSPSPIKVVAWGERLADQLFNLQIGQQCIITGRLSTHSIERPEGFKEKKAELVVERIFAV from the coding sequence ATGAACAACTGCACTTTAGCAATTAGCATCAGCCAACAACCAGAATTGCGCTATACTGCTAATGGTGATAAAATCGGGCAAACAGTTGGCGAATTTTACAGCCCTCATCACAATGACAAAGAAAATCCTTCATCCCCATCCCCAATTAAAGTAGTAGCATGGGGTGAACGATTAGCTGACCAATTATTCAACTTACAAATCGGTCAGCAATGTATCATTACCGGACGACTTTCAACTCATAGCATTGAACGTCCAGAAGGCTTTAAAGAGAAAAAAGCCGAATTGGTAGTTGAGCGTATTTTCGCTGTTTGA
- the ltrA gene encoding group II intron reverse transcriptase/maturase — protein MKDRIGNEIGAEVLPEKWTDLKWKTATKVVRNLRRRIYRATQRKEWNKVRSLTKLMLKSKSNLLLAVRRVTQLNQGKKTAGVDNQLALSPQMRIQLINEILKLSPWKAKPAKRIYIPKSNGKKRPLGIPTVKDRVMQAVVKNALEPSWEARFEANSYGFRPGRSCHDAMEQVHARLRKGGDEWILDADIKGAFDHISHEYILNAIGEIPSKELIKQWLKAGYVDANKFNPTETGTPQGGIISPLLANIALDGLEGEVLSNHQKVKQSKSKEYKGKTYYTNRYYPKFGYIRYADDFLVTAETKEDLEAVLPEIKEWLKKRGLELNEEKTSIVNKRDGFNFLGFTIRSYSDGTTLCKPQKEKMITKLREIRGWLKRHKTVKPEEVINHLNPIIRGWANYYRHCSSKEILATFNHRIVQMLWQWCKRRHHRKHLKWVKNKYFTVLRNDHWTFFADTKDRTGKRKRLYLLDASDIPILRHTKIEGINSPDDPTQVDYWNKRQTKLGSSVWAKGSKLYKVAQFQQWRCPECGDYLLNGEKIHTHHLTKVTDGGTDDIDNLIHLHQICHQKVHGTK, from the coding sequence GTGAAAGATAGAATCGGCAACGAAATCGGAGCAGAGGTACTACCCGAAAAGTGGACAGACCTAAAATGGAAAACTGCTACAAAGGTAGTGAGAAATCTGAGACGAAGAATTTATCGTGCGACTCAGAGGAAAGAGTGGAATAAGGTAAGAAGCCTTACAAAACTCATGCTAAAAAGCAAATCAAACTTGCTACTTGCAGTCAGAAGGGTCACTCAACTCAATCAAGGGAAGAAAACAGCAGGAGTGGATAACCAACTTGCCCTCAGCCCTCAAATGAGAATCCAACTGATAAATGAAATCCTGAAACTGTCCCCTTGGAAAGCAAAACCTGCTAAAAGGATATACATTCCAAAATCAAATGGAAAAAAACGCCCACTGGGAATACCAACAGTTAAGGATAGAGTGATGCAAGCCGTGGTCAAAAACGCTCTGGAACCAAGTTGGGAAGCCAGATTTGAAGCAAATAGTTATGGCTTTAGACCAGGGCGAAGCTGCCACGATGCAATGGAACAAGTTCATGCCCGACTACGAAAGGGAGGCGATGAATGGATTCTAGACGCAGATATCAAAGGAGCTTTTGACCACATTAGCCACGAATACATACTCAATGCTATTGGAGAAATTCCTAGCAAAGAACTAATCAAACAGTGGCTAAAAGCAGGTTACGTGGATGCTAACAAGTTTAACCCAACAGAAACAGGCACTCCCCAAGGCGGAATAATTAGCCCACTTCTGGCTAACATCGCCCTAGACGGACTGGAAGGAGAAGTATTATCTAATCACCAGAAAGTCAAACAGAGTAAGAGTAAGGAATACAAAGGCAAAACCTATTACACAAACAGGTATTATCCTAAATTTGGGTACATCAGGTATGCCGATGATTTCCTTGTCACAGCCGAAACAAAGGAAGACTTGGAAGCAGTTCTGCCTGAAATAAAGGAATGGCTGAAAAAGCGAGGACTAGAGCTAAATGAAGAAAAAACCAGCATCGTAAATAAGCGAGATGGGTTCAACTTTCTTGGTTTTACAATCCGAAGCTACTCAGACGGAACGACGCTCTGCAAACCTCAAAAGGAAAAGATGATTACCAAACTCAGAGAAATCAGAGGATGGCTTAAAAGACATAAAACGGTAAAACCGGAAGAAGTCATCAATCATCTCAACCCAATAATTAGAGGATGGGCAAACTATTACAGGCACTGTTCCAGTAAGGAAATACTCGCTACATTCAACCATAGAATTGTTCAAATGCTATGGCAATGGTGTAAGAGACGACACCACCGGAAACATCTCAAATGGGTAAAGAACAAATACTTTACCGTACTTAGAAACGACCACTGGACATTCTTTGCCGACACCAAGGATAGAACAGGAAAAAGAAAGAGACTTTATCTCTTAGACGCAAGTGACATTCCAATCCTGAGACACACAAAGATTGAAGGCATCAATAGTCCAGATGACCCAACCCAAGTAGATTACTGGAATAAACGTCAAACAAAACTGGGTAGTAGTGTATGGGCAAAAGGCTCGAAGCTCTACAAAGTGGCGCAATTCCAGCAATGGAGATGCCCAGAGTGCGGGGACTACTTGCTGAACGGAGAAAAAATCCACACGCACCACCTAACCAAAGTGACAGACGGAGGCACTGATGATATCGACAATCTCATACACCTTCATCAAATCTGTCACCAAAAGGTTCATGGTACTAAATAA
- the iscB gene encoding RNA-guided endonuclease IscB, whose product MVLNNLKVQECQSRMMRKCHVRFVGEEDGAIHASLPDLKEVQNDNDNLKPLRIKIDPGAKFTGLALVSDKNIVWAAELEHRGFTIRDSLTSRRQIRRSRRQRKTRYRKPRFLNRRRKDGWLPPSLMSRVYNIQTWVNRLCKLAPIKAISLELVKFDTQKMVNPEINGVEYQRGEIWGYEVRQYLLEKFNHTCVYCGVTNKPFNLDHFHPKSKGGSDRVSNLVLSCVECNQAKGDKLPAEFLSDRLDILTKIDKQRKQPLADAAAVNATRWKLKDILESIGLPVELGSGGLTKYNRQRLNISKTHWTDAACVGLSTPNSLNIMGYQPLIIKAMGRGSRQMVKPDKYGFPRTSPKLRQKSFYGFMTGDIVKAVVSKGKKVGTYVGRIAVRKTGNFNIKTKTDTVQGISHKYCRQLHKSDGYAYSFGQVLSQKINQPKPPTQNTQVQRFKGIQGEQLSLF is encoded by the coding sequence ATGGTACTAAATAACCTCAAAGTCCAAGAATGCCAGAGCCGGATGATGCGAAAGTGTCACGTCCGGTTCGTTGGGGAGGAGGATGGAGCGATTCATGCCTCCTTACCCGACTTGAAGGAGGTTCAAAATGATAACGATAACCTAAAACCTTTAAGAATTAAAATTGATCCTGGTGCAAAGTTTACTGGTTTAGCCCTAGTCTCAGATAAAAATATTGTTTGGGCGGCTGAACTAGAGCATCGTGGTTTCACTATCAGAGATTCTTTGACTAGCAGAAGACAAATACGTAGAAGTCGTCGTCAACGCAAGACTAGATATCGTAAGCCAAGATTCCTTAATCGTCGTCGTAAAGATGGTTGGTTGCCACCTAGTTTAATGTCTCGCGTTTACAACATCCAAACTTGGGTAAATCGTTTGTGTAAACTTGCGCCAATTAAAGCTATTAGCTTAGAATTGGTTAAATTTGATACTCAAAAAATGGTAAATCCTGAAATTAATGGGGTTGAGTATCAACGTGGCGAAATTTGGGGTTATGAGGTTAGACAATATTTACTTGAGAAGTTTAACCATACGTGCGTTTATTGTGGTGTTACCAACAAGCCTTTTAACTTAGACCATTTTCATCCAAAGTCAAAGGGTGGTAGCGATCGAGTTAGTAATTTGGTCTTATCTTGTGTTGAATGTAATCAGGCTAAAGGAGATAAATTGCCTGCTGAGTTTCTAAGCGATCGCTTAGATATTCTTACCAAGATTGATAAGCAACGCAAGCAACCATTAGCTGATGCCGCTGCCGTCAATGCTACTCGATGGAAATTAAAGGACATTCTCGAATCTATTGGTTTACCTGTTGAGCTAGGTTCTGGTGGATTAACCAAATATAATCGGCAACGTTTAAACATTAGCAAAACTCATTGGACGGATGCGGCTTGTGTAGGGCTTTCTACTCCTAATAGTCTAAATATCATGGGTTATCAACCACTAATTATTAAGGCTATGGGGCGTGGTTCTCGTCAAATGGTCAAGCCAGATAAGTATGGCTTTCCTCGTACTTCTCCTAAACTCAGACAAAAGTCATTCTATGGTTTTATGACTGGCGATATCGTCAAAGCTGTTGTTAGTAAAGGTAAAAAAGTAGGTACTTATGTTGGTAGGATTGCAGTTCGTAAAACTGGTAATTTCAATATCAAAACTAAAACTGATACTGTCCAAGGGATTAGTCACAAGTATTGTCGTCAATTACATAAATCTGATGGCTACGCCTATAGCTTTGGTCAGGTTTTGAGCCAAAAAATTAATCAGCCAAAACCACCAACTCAAAATACTCAAGTTCAACGTTTCAAAGGAATTCAAGGCGAGCAACTAAGTTTGTTTTAA
- a CDS encoding DEAD/DEAH box helicase, giving the protein MNSNSAPNYAALIKVNEDYPNPPIWLSPGNQIYSTQHGLGEVIGTMGNQLVAIFQREPQPVSLNWISAIESQELMPSDNAKARNNKSNGNERSLSGSGFEEIALGLAENIVYTETIPASDGELYSLPDDLPIALSNALKAVGIEQIYSHQLESLQALRQGKDICILTPTASGKTWCFNIPILESCLTSNATALYLYPLKALATDQIDKLRSLVAILPEDTPVKVGVMTGDISVLERKRLFVPEPPQILGISPDLLHYQLYAVRAKDGEGFRTFLRRLRYVVVDESHTYQAGFAANFANLMRRLRLAVDSVGGNSSRLQWVFSSATIGNPVQVALRFSGREATPERLQLVDKSGAKSAGRTIVCLKPSTTANPDAAKVILYLLQQNLSGICFCNNRSAVKNLLSLIKQEATRQGCPHLADAVAIFYGSLKSDRRQDIISQVKAGRIKAILSTSSLEAGIDIPALDWCLVRGWPGSLMSFRQRIGRAGRGNNPGLVIFLPVSQSPLDNYYTGNPKLLLHGAAESSEFNANYPVLLGKHLMAAAVESGIPLHRLSHYFGEKAGAIASALMDQNQLYVSRNGQLWGRGYPHREINLRGNAISTVKLIDSSTGEEFEETNLDIAYREVFPGAIYSVQNGDGEIVKYRATELEVEERRAVLTPIDPNSPTFTIPETDLEVKQLELLAEPKTIALSIPGAELKLSLGWGEIKTLVTGYKLCVKQYELSCTRSSCRSYHQPLSGKFCPTCGSKLKRIELVTVVDEVDFRLPYCTQYKTPVVKVEVNSVATNVICREVQHLKTKIQREMPEIPPVYAALWEASPATIALHSIGHQIIFAVPLVILSSSLDLNYLVVEQSETVGYFYDAVADGNGCSEAVFHQFGKFARSAAALARNCSCEAGCPKCLYMHSCLQDNQSLNKQIGLSLLEAVGE; this is encoded by the coding sequence ATGAATTCTAATTCAGCCCCGAACTACGCCGCACTGATTAAAGTGAACGAAGATTATCCCAATCCACCAATTTGGTTGTCACCCGGAAACCAAATCTATTCGACTCAGCATGGATTGGGAGAAGTCATTGGAACGATGGGTAATCAATTAGTTGCCATTTTTCAAAGAGAACCTCAACCAGTTTCTTTGAACTGGATATCAGCGATTGAATCTCAAGAATTGATGCCATCTGATAATGCTAAAGCTCGAAATAATAAATCTAATGGTAACGAGCGATCGCTGTCGGGGTCAGGCTTTGAAGAAATTGCGCTGGGATTAGCAGAAAATATCGTTTATACGGAAACAATTCCGGCTTCTGATGGTGAATTGTATTCCTTACCCGATGATTTACCAATTGCACTTTCTAATGCTTTAAAAGCTGTTGGCATCGAGCAAATTTATTCGCATCAGTTGGAATCGTTACAAGCATTGCGTCAGGGAAAAGATATCTGTATTTTGACCCCGACAGCGAGTGGAAAAACTTGGTGCTTCAATATTCCGATTCTGGAATCCTGTCTAACCAGTAATGCTACTGCGCTTTATCTGTATCCGCTTAAAGCGTTAGCGACTGACCAAATTGACAAACTCCGATCGCTCGTTGCTATCTTACCTGAAGATACCCCTGTGAAAGTTGGCGTGATGACTGGCGATATATCCGTGTTGGAACGCAAGCGCCTGTTCGTACCGGAACCTCCCCAGATTCTCGGAATTAGCCCTGATTTATTACATTATCAGCTTTATGCAGTACGAGCCAAAGATGGTGAGGGTTTTCGCACTTTCTTGCGACGGTTGCGCTATGTAGTCGTGGATGAATCCCACACTTATCAAGCTGGATTTGCTGCCAATTTTGCCAACCTGATGCGGCGGTTGCGTTTGGCAGTGGATAGTGTTGGTGGGAATTCCAGCCGCTTACAGTGGGTGTTTTCATCAGCTACCATTGGTAATCCAGTGCAAGTAGCACTGCGGTTTTCGGGACGGGAAGCTACTCCAGAACGGTTACAGTTGGTTGACAAGAGTGGGGCTAAAAGTGCCGGACGCACGATAGTTTGCCTCAAACCCAGCACTACAGCCAATCCCGATGCTGCTAAGGTGATTTTGTACCTGCTGCAACAGAACCTATCTGGCATTTGTTTCTGTAATAATCGATCGGCAGTGAAGAATCTGCTCTCACTCATCAAGCAGGAAGCAACTCGTCAGGGTTGTCCGCATTTGGCGGATGCGGTGGCGATATTTTACGGGTCACTTAAGAGCGATCGCCGTCAGGATATCATCTCGCAGGTAAAGGCAGGTCGCATCAAAGCTATTCTCTCCACTAGCTCGTTGGAAGCGGGAATCGATATTCCTGCACTGGACTGGTGTCTAGTGCGCGGGTGGCCGGGTTCTTTGATGTCGTTCCGCCAGCGAATCGGTCGAGCGGGTCGGGGGAACAATCCGGGTTTGGTCATTTTCTTGCCAGTCTCCCAAAGCCCTCTAGATAATTATTACACTGGTAATCCCAAGCTGTTACTACATGGTGCGGCGGAATCTAGTGAGTTCAATGCTAATTATCCGGTGTTGCTGGGTAAACATTTGATGGCAGCAGCGGTAGAAAGTGGCATTCCGTTGCACCGACTTAGCCATTATTTTGGTGAGAAGGCGGGTGCGATTGCTTCTGCTTTGATGGATCAAAATCAACTCTATGTCAGCCGAAACGGTCAGTTATGGGGACGAGGCTATCCTCATAGAGAAATCAATTTGCGCGGCAATGCTATATCTACTGTCAAGTTAATCGATAGCAGTACTGGTGAAGAGTTTGAGGAAACTAATCTTGATATTGCTTATCGGGAAGTATTTCCCGGTGCAATCTATAGCGTTCAAAATGGCGATGGTGAAATCGTCAAATATAGAGCGACTGAATTGGAGGTTGAGGAACGTCGAGCCGTTCTGACTCCTATCGACCCGAATTCTCCTACTTTTACCATTCCTGAAACTGATTTAGAGGTTAAACAACTTGAGCTTCTTGCTGAACCAAAAACTATTGCTCTTTCTATTCCTGGTGCAGAACTTAAGTTAAGTTTGGGTTGGGGAGAAATTAAGACATTGGTGACAGGGTACAAGTTGTGCGTTAAACAATACGAACTAAGTTGTACGCGCAGTAGTTGCCGCAGCTATCACCAACCTTTATCGGGGAAATTCTGCCCAACTTGTGGAAGCAAGCTGAAAAGGATTGAATTGGTAACAGTAGTTGATGAAGTGGATTTTAGATTACCGTACTGCACGCAGTATAAAACACCTGTGGTGAAAGTTGAGGTAAATTCGGTTGCTACAAATGTAATCTGTCGTGAAGTTCAGCATCTTAAAACTAAAATTCAGCGAGAAATGCCGGAGATACCGCCTGTATATGCAGCGCTTTGGGAAGCTTCGCCTGCTACAATTGCACTGCATAGCATCGGGCATCAAATCATTTTTGCAGTACCGTTGGTTATTTTGAGTTCGAGTTTGGATTTGAATTATTTGGTGGTTGAGCAGTCGGAAACTGTGGGGTATTTCTACGATGCTGTAGCTGATGGAAATGGATGTAGCGAGGCTGTATTTCATCAGTTTGGCAAGTTTGCTCGGAGTGCAGCGGCGTTAGCTCGTAATTGTAGTTGTGAAGCGGGTTGTCCGAAATGTTTGTATATGCACTCCTGTCTGCAAGATAATCAATCTTTGAATAAGCAGATTGGGTTAAGTCTGCTTGAAGCTGTTGGTGAGTAA